A window from Leptidea sinapis chromosome 11, ilLepSina1.1, whole genome shotgun sequence encodes these proteins:
- the LOC126966815 gene encoding uncharacterized protein LOC126966815, producing MSTTVRDFVDNCVIYRTSKQTSGATQVQLHPITKPVIPFEVIHMDVTGKLGTPEEQDTLAALKQVIHLFGAPGQVIVDGGREFLGEYKSYCDIFNIEIHSIAPGVSRANGQVERVMATLKNSLVMIKNYETSNWHTALESLQLALNCTVYRTTGAAPLTLLTRRQHCVPPVLLSLVNLDNEVIDIEALDRLVQQRMTQVSAKDKARFDRGRAKIHRFQRGDFVLIKNYPRNQSSLDLKFSVPYEVHKVLDNDRYLVKKVVGHHGRPRKVAHDQLRRAPQPSGSAQVAVSPPDDQQAGPSSAGPALQSEDEP from the exons atgagCACTACTGTCCGCGATTTCGTAGACAACTGTGTCATATATAGAACGTCAAAGCAAACTTCTGGAGCGACGCAAGTACAGTTGCATCCCATTACCAAACCAGTAATTCCATTCGAAGTTATACACATGGATGTTACAGGGAAATTAGGAACTCCAGAAGAACAAGA CACTCTTGCGGCCCTGAAACAAGTAATCCACCTATTTGGAGCTCCCGGGCAAGTGATTGTCGATGGTGGCCGCGAGTTTCTAGGGGAATACAAAAGCTActgtgatatatttaatatagaaaTACATTCTATTGCACCTGGTGTTAGTAGAGCTAACGGACAAGTAGAGCGGGTAATGGCAACGCTAAAAAATAGTCTTGTCATGATTAAAAACTACGAGACCTCAAACTGGCATACAGCGCTTGAAAGTCTTCAGCTAGCTCTAAACTGCACTGTCTACAGAACCACAGGTGCAGCCCCACTGACGCTGCTGACTCGACGTCAACATTGCGTTCCCCCGGTGCTACTGAGCTTGGTTAATTTAGATAATGAAGTAATTGACATCGAAGCACTCGATCGCCTTGTCCAACAAAGGATGACACAAGTATCTGCCAAAGATAAAGCCAGGTTTGACAGGGGACGAGCTAAAATTCACAGGTTTCAAAGAGGGGATttcgttttaataaaaaactaccCCAGAAACCAGTCCTCTCTCGACCTTAAATTTAGTGTTCCTTACGAAGTTCACAAGGTTCTAGACAATGACCGCTACCTTGTAAAGAAGGTAGTGGGACACCATGGCCGACCTCGCAAGGTCGCACACGACCAACTGCGGCGCGCCCCACAGCCTAGCGGTAGCGCCCAGGTGGCCGTGTCACCACCAGACGATCAACAAGCCGGGCCGTCCAGCGCCGGACCTGCCTTACAATCTGAAGATGAACCCTAG